The following DNA comes from Picosynechococcus sp. PCC 7003.
AGCCGAGCGTCGGGGACTGCAACTGCGACCCAAATTTCGTCAAAAAATCGGACAAAAAATCCACTAATACCTCCTTCCGCTTCCTCCCATGAAGAGCGGTTATTGTGAGCTTTGAACATTAAGGCTGAAGGGCTTCACACCTACAGCACAGATATGATGCAAAAATCTGTTATCGGAACTTCATAGACTTTGTTCTATTGATGTCCGAATTTCTATGTGCTTAAGTCTATCTTGAAAAGTCCAAATTTCCAATGTGGCTGCGGTAAATAATGTCAAATTCTATTCATAAGTTTTTCTTTTCTATGACGATAACTCTCCGTTTGTATATTCAAAAAGCGTCTATCGACTAGGGTGGCTTCTGATATGGAAAGCCATAATGCGCCCACGGGATGAGTTTATCAATCCACTTGCAATGCAGGGGCAGTGGACTCTCCAGACGGAGCTGACTCCAAGGGAGGACTATAGTGAGCAACATTTACCCAAATAATCGAAAGCAGTAAACCAACGCCGCAACCGATTAAAAACATCCAACCGTGGGAGGGTTCCAAAACCCAAAGCAAGCGGCGATTACTGCCATACACCTGCACCACCCACCCCTCATCCGCATCTAATTGGGGTCGTGACGGTCTTGCATCAAATTTTTTCATTCCTTTTTACTCCATGCTGTTTGTCTGCATTCCCGAACAATCACAGATCTGTTTAAAACAGATAACGTCGCTCAAAAACCACCGATGCAGTATCCATGGCGACTTCAAGTTGTATTTTTGAATAGCTGAATAAGCTCAATTCATAGAAATAAGCCTATGAATTGAGTAAATGCCATGTTTTTTAGTCTATACAATGCCGAGTCAACAATTTGCCTTTTTTGTCAAAAATCGCCTTAAACTTACTGAATGATTTAATAATCTAAACTTATAGATTGCATCTAGTTGGCCATGTCATGCCTAACTTTCCTAGGATCTGTCTTGATGAATTTGCTCAAATTACGACGCCAACACCAGTCACAAAAATATCTGTTGTGATCAGGGTGAGTTTTAAGGGTGAGCCCTTGGTTAGACGATGAATTAATACTTGACTAGCTCCTATTGCAAACAGCGGTAAAACCAGAGATTAAAAGGCGATCGCCGCGCTAAAAGGATAAGCGTTTTTTATAAAATGCTTCGATTAATCTGAATCAATCCTTTCCAATAGGGGTGGCCTTTGCCATAGACTTAAGGGCATGGTTTAAGGTGAAACCATAGAGTCTTGCCTTTGATCGTCGCAACCAATATTTTTAGAATATTGAACAGCGACATTTTTTCAACTCGCCATACATCACGCGTCAAGAGGAACTCACTATGACTCAGCAAGCCATTAAGCTCGTCATCGTTACGGAAAAATTATTACTAAAAAAGATCGCTAAGATTATCGACGGTGCTGGAGCAACCGGTTATACGGTGGTGCCTGCCGGCGGTAAAGGGAGCCGCAACGTGCGCTCATCGGGACAACCCAGTGTCTCTGATACTTCCTCAAATGTAAAAATCGAGGTACTGACCGCTAGCCGAGAGATCGCTATCAAGATTTCGGATGAGGTTGCCGCGCAATTTTTTGATGACTATTCGGGTATTACTTACATCTGTGATGCGGAAGTACTGTACGCACACAAATTTTAGGTTAAATTCCCAAGTGCTGAATATTGAGTGCTGAATATCGCAGAAAACACCCTCAGTCACAGCTAATCGCTCCCTGATCAAACATCACCACCAAAGTCAGCCCCTCTACAGTGACGGATCGCAGCAGTGCTCCCCACAGTTGTAGAGGGTTTTTTAATATCAAAGATCAAGATGGTATCTCTTCCCTGATTTCTTTGATCTCATCACTGTTAAGGACATCAAATTTTCTGAGATCATCTTGGGCGAGGAAAGATAATCTAATCGGTAAGTTCGACTACTCTTAAGGGTAAAATAGGGTCAAAAGTCTTTATTTCACGAGCCGTATCTCTCAAATTTCTGTTTGTTCTAGTGCCGTGCCCCATCCGCGAACCCTTGTTAATCCGTGATTATTCTGACCCTACTTCATCCCATCCAAGCAACTCCGATGCAAAATTGGTCTTTTGAGACCGAAACTACGATCAGTATTGGCCGTTCTACGGATAATGACGTGGTTCTCTATAGTGCAGTGGTTTCTCGCCACCATGTTGAACTGCGACTAGAGGGAGAAGAATGGTCCATTGTTAATCTCGGCACCAACGGCACCTACATCGAGGATCAACGGGTTGAACAATGTGTGGCTAAGGATGGTCTTGTATTCCGCTTGGCAACCTCTGGGCCAAAAATTCTGGTGCGCATCCAAGGAAAGCAACTTAGTGAAGGGGAGGCAGAAAGCAAGGAGCAACGCTTGAGAAAATCGTCTAACCCAGATCCGTCCCGGGAAACTTTCGCGCAATTTTAACGCGTGATTTGAAGTTTATTCTTTAGTATTTTCAGTTGTCTGATCGTCTGGATTGGCTGGTTTACTGAGGGTGGCGATCGCCGTTTTCGTAAATTGTTTTAGAGCATCTAAATCGAAGCTAACTTGAGGGACATCTATACTTAACCACAGCAGATATTCCACGTTCCCTGCGGGGCCAGTAATCGGCGAATAGGTCAGCCCTTGGGGATGCCAACCGAGTTGTTGAGCGGCTTCTAATACCGAAAAGATCGCTTGGGCCTGGGCCTGGGGATCGCGGACAACGCCATTTTTTCCCACCTGGGTGCGCCCCACTTCAAACTGAGGTTTAACCAACAGGATCACTTCCTTCGGGCCGTCGAGGAGACTCCAGAGGGTGGGCAAAACCTTCGTTAGGGAAATAAAAGATAAGTCCATTACCCCCAGGGTTGGCCTTTTTGTGTCTTCTGGGTAGAGATCAGCCGAGGTCAGATGGCGAAAATTGGTGCGCTCCCGGAGGATGAGCCGTGGATCTTGGCGGATCTTCCAGGCGACTTGGCCATAACCGACATCAATGCCATAGACCTGTTGGGCACCAGCTTGCAAGAGACAGTCGGTAAAGCCACCGGTGGAAATGCCCCCATCCAAACAAATGCGATCTTGGACGGCGATTTGAAAGTGGGCGATCGCCTTCGCGAGTTTTTCGCCCCCCCGGGAAACAAAGGGGGGTTTCGCTTGCACTTCAATATCCACGTCGGCAGGAACCAAGGTGCCTGGTTTATCCACAATCTGCTGTTTTACCTTCACTTCTCCGGCCCGGATCACCCGCTGGGCCTGTTGTCGAGATTCACATAGTTGACGCTCCACCAGCAGGAGGTCTAATCGCTGTTTGGCCAAAGTGCTTGTTCCCCAATGCCACCGTTGCTGTTTTAGTCTACTGGGTCGCCGGTGCTTTCGGGAATGCCATGGCTACGGGAAAGCGTCGAACTCGATACAATACAAAAATTGTCCAGTTTAGCTTTCAAGAAAATCACGAAATAATTATGGCGATCGCAGTGGATTTTGGGACGAGCAATACCCTAGTGACCCGGTGGAATGCCGCCAAAGGAGCCCCAGAAATTCTCCCGCTCCAGGGTCTTTCCCAACGAATTGCGCCGAATCCACCGCTGATCCCTAGCCTTTTGTATATCGAAAATGCCGCTGACCAAAAAGTCGTTATCGGTCAGGCCATTGGCGATCGCGGTTTAGATCGCGGCCCCGATCCCCGCTATTTTTGTAACTTTAAACGGGGCATTGGCACCGCAATCCAAGGCTTTTTACCGGAACTAGATGGTGAAAAGATCACCTTCGAGAAAATGGGAGAATATTTCCTCAACGGCATCTTTACCCAACTCAAAGCCCAGGGAGAATCCCTCGATAGCTTGGTTTTGACCGTTCCCGTCGATAGCTTTGAAGCCTATCGGAGCTGGCTGAGTCGGCTTTGCGAACAGTTGCCAGAACTCGAGAAAATTCAGCTTTTAGATGAACCCACCGCCGCTGCCTTGGGCTATGGGGCCTTGGCTGAAGATTTAAAACGAATTCTCGTGGTGGATTTTGGTGGGGGCACCGTGGACTTTTCCCTCGTGGATCTGAACCTCGCCCAGGGCCAAAGCAAACCGACGGGCTTTATTTTGAAATGGGGCCGCAAATCCTTTGCCGACAGTAAAACCCAAAAGGTCAAAACCGCAAAAGTGCTGGCAAAAGCAGGTAAAAATCTCGGTGGTTCGGACTTAGATAATTGGCTCTTTGAATATTTCCAGACCCAACAAAACCTCCCCCAGGATGCCCTGAGTTTGCGGCTAGTTGAACGGTTGAAAATTGCCCTCTCCCAAAAAACTAAGGCAACGGAGATTTATTACAACGATCAAACCTTTGAAAGCTACGAGTTAAGCCTCAGTCGGTCGGCCTTTGAGGAGATTTTAGAAACTCAAGGATTCATTGCTCAACTCGATGATTTGCTGGCCCAAGTCTTGCAACAGGCCCGCCGTAACGGCGTCAGCAAAGAGGACATTGAAGCGGTACTGTTGGTGGGAGGCACGAGCCAAATTCCCCTAGTGCAGAGCTGGCTAGAGGGTTATTTCCCCACGGAAAAAATTAAACGGGATAATCCTTTTGGGGCGATCGCCTGTGGGGCGTTGCAGTTAGCCCAGGGGTTTGAACTCAAAGATTTTCTCTATCACAGCTACGGGATTCGCTATTGGAACCGCCGCCAGAACCGCCACGATTGGCAACCGATTATCAACCAAGGGCAGCCCTACCCGATGACAGAACCCTTGGAAATTACCCTGGGAGCGTCGATGGATCAACAGCCCAGTATCGAACTGATCATTGGCGAACTCGGCGAGCAAAGCAGCGGCACGGAGGTTTATTTCGATGGCGATCGCCTGGTGACCCAACAACTAGGAGCCAACCAAACCAACGTTAAACCCCTCAACGACCGAGAGGGAGCCCGCACCATTGCCAAACTCGACCCCGTGGGCTATCCCGGCACCGACCGTATCAAGTTGCAATTCTTGGTCGATGGCGATCGCACCTTGCGGGTCACCGTCGAGGATCTACTGCGCAATGTCACCCTCCTAGAAAATCAAAAAGTTGCTGAGCTGAGTTAGCTGCCCATCCCCAGGACAGCCCTGCTAAAATCCATAGAAGCCCTTCAATCTCACAAAATCGATGAAAAATCCCCAACTCAAAAAGATGCGTCTCCTGGTCTCGAAATTATACCGACGCGGTTGGACTTTGTTTTTTGTCGGTTTAGTGACGGTGCAACTCCTGCCGAGTCCGGCGATCGCCCTCACCCCCAAAGATTACAGTGAGTTAGAATTTCCTCCCCTCCCAGAAATCACCCTCCCCGATTACGAACGCTACGAACTCGAAAACGGGATAGTAGTCTATCTCATGGAAGATCACACCCTGCCCTTGGTGGGAGGCTCCATGGTGATTCGCACTGGCTCCCGCCTGGAACCCGCCGATAAAGTGGGCCTAGGCAGTATTACGGGCACCGTGATGCGCAGTGGGGGCACCCTCAAGCATCCCGCTGACACCTTAAACAATATCCTTGAACAGCGGGCCGCCAGCATCGAAACCAGCATTGGGGAAGCATCTGGCAGTGCTTCTTTTAGTGCCCTCAAGGAAGATTTTGCACTTGTGTTTGATCTGTTCGCCGAAGTCCTCCAGCAACCGGCTTTTCCCCAGGACAAACTGGATTTAGCTAAACGACAAACCGCCGGGGGCATTGCCCGCCGCAACGATGAACCCGATGCGATCGCCTCCCGGGAATTTGACAAACTGATCTATGGCGCTGATAGTCCCTATGCCCGCACCGTAGAATATGCCACCCTCGACAACATTGACCGGGTCGATTTATTCAACTTCTACCGCAGTTATATCCGCCCTGACCAAATGATCCTCGGCATTGTCGGCGATATCGACGTAGAAGCCACCAAAGCAAAAATTGCTGCTAAATTTGGCCCTTGGCGTAATCCCAGTCCCCGCCCTGACCTGGCGCCGCCCGCCGTCAACCAACCCGCCCAGAGCGGTGCTTTCCTCGTTGACCAGAGTCAACTGACCCAGAGCAGCATCCTGATCGGTCACCAGGGGGGACGACTCGACAATCCCGACTATGCAGAACTCTCGGTAATGAACGGTGTGATTAACGGTTTTGGGGGCCGACTCTTTAACGAAATTCGCTCTCGCCAGGGTCTCGCCTATTCTGTATATGGCGTGTGGAGTCCCCGCTACGACTACGATGGCAAGTTTATCGCCGGAGGCTCGACCCGCTCCGAGGCGACGATACCTTTTATCACGGCCATGAAAGGGGAAATTAAGCGACTGCAAACGGAACTGATCACCCCCGCAGAACTCGCCTATGCCAAGGATTCGATTCTGAATTCCTTTGTCTTTAATTTTGAAGATCCCGGTCAAACCCTATCCCGCCTCATGCGCTATGAATATTATGGCTACCCGGAAGATTTTATTTTCCAGTACCAACGGGAAGTGGAAGCAACGACCATTGAAGACGTGCAGCGGGTGGCCCAAACCTACCTTAAGCCGGATCAATTAACAGTGCTGGTGGTGGGGAATGCGGCGGCCATGGATCCGTCGCTGACGAGTTTGTTTACGGAGGTCAAGCCCGTCGATATTACGATCCCAGAGTAGGTGGCATTGTGGTGCAGGTGGTTGAAGAGCGGTCGGTACAATTTCAGCTAGATGGGGGCTTCTACCGTGCCAAAAGCCGTATTGTGCGGGATTTGGGGGTCTTGGCGGCGGCAGTCTACCGGCAAAACCAAGGACAATTGCGGGTTCTGGATGGCCTATCGGCGACAGGAGTGCGATCGCTCCGGTACTACCAGGAAGCCCAAGCAGATTGGGTCTGGGCCAATGAGGGCAACCCAGACCTCCTGGAGACTTTAACCACGAATTTGCGACGGATTCCAGCGGCCCAACGGTGCATTAGTGTGCTTTCCCTGCGCCAACTTTGTTTGGAACGGTCTTTAATGGGCGATCGCTATGATCTTGTTGATTTTGATGCCTTTGGCTCTGGGTCAGCCTTTGTCCAGGATGCCCTCACCGTGACGGCCCTGGGGGGATTGATGTATCTGACCAGCACCGACGGGAGAACCTACAGCGGCAGAGAACCCCAGCGGGCCTTGCGACAATATGGAGCCTATGGGCGATCGCACCCCTCTGTCCAGGAACAGGGTCTACGGCTCTTGTTGGGGAATCTCGCGCAACAGGCGGCCCAGCGAAATTTTGGCATTGAACCAATTTTCTCGTTTTTTTGGGGGGATACTTGCCGGATTATGGCCCGTTTAACCCGTAAACCCACCCTGACAGAACTAAATTACGGCTTTCTCGGCTATTGTCACCATTGCGGCACCTATGGTTTACCCACTTGGCGCAAACTGTCCCAGGCGACCTGTGCCCATGACGATTTGCCTTTGACCCTCAGTGGCCCGATGTGGCTGGGCAAGTTACATCACCCGGAGTATTTACAGCAAATGTCGGCGATCGCCCAACGGTGGAATTGGCAGGATGTGGTTAAGATTTTAGAAATGATGAGTCTAGAAAATGATTTACCCCCCTATTTTTTCCCGTTAAAGGAGATTGGTGCCCGGGCCAAAATCGACCTACCGAAATTAGATTTGCTGCTGAACAGCCTTCAGGCGCAAGGTTTCCAAGCCAGTCGTACCCACATTAACCCTCAAGCGATTAAAACCGATGCGCCGATGGCCAAAATCAAGGCGATCGCCACCCAGTTAAGCGCACCGTAAGTCTTGGCAACTATTTCTTTTTTCGTTCCCGCACCGAGATTACATTTTGCTCCTTGCGCAGTTCAAACAGATCAATCGCCTCAAACAAACTGCTTAATTTCTTATAGCCATAATTGCGTGAGTCGAAGGACGCCTGGTTCTTGATGTGGCCGCCAATTAGTCCCAATTTTGACCAACCATCTTCATCCTGGGTATTGGCGATCGCCCCCCGCAACAGGTTCATCAATTTCGTATCCTGCTTCAGTTGCTGGCCAGACTTGGGCTTGGTTTGTACATCATTTTGGTCTTCGGTGGGTGGCGTTAAATTTTCCAGGTACAAAAACGTCGAACAGGCTGAAACGAAAGGTGATGGCGTTTTTTTCTCTCCAAACCCATATACTTTCAACCCGTTTGTCAGCAGGCGCATCACCAAGGGCGTAAAATCACAATCACTCGACACAATCGCAAACGCATCTAGACTTTGGGTATAGAGTAAATCCATCGCATCAATAATTAACGCCGCATCCGTTGCATTTTTGCCCTTTGTATAGTCAAACTGCTGAATCGGCTGGATCGCGTATTCATGCAAACAATTTTCCCAGGACTGGAGGGCGGGGTTTTTCCAGTTGCCATAGGCCCGGCGAATATTGGCGACACCGTATTTGGCAATTTCTGCCAAGATCACGTCAATTTTTGCGGCGGGTGCATTGTCAGCATCGATCAACATCGCAATTCTAAACTCAGCCTTGGCCATAGCCCTTCGATCCTTTATCCCTTATGGGATTTATTCGGCCCCTTTTGCCTTTTTAATTTCTGCTTTGAGTTCCTCAATTTGACGCCGCAAACTCTCTAGATCACTTTCATCTTCAGCATTTACGTCTACTGAACCAGTGCCAGCTTGGGCATAATGACCCTGTTTAATCCGTTGATATTCCTCAGAGGCTTCCCAGGTTTTGATAAAGCTCAACCGCTCTACCGGGAAAGGATGACTCAAAAATGTCCCATTACCGCCGTTATAAATCAAAAACTTATAAATCTGATTGAGTTGATCTTGATCAAGGGCGTCATAATCCTGGGACTGCTGGGTAAACTCGGTCAAACTCATTTCGTGGCCATATTTCGCACTGCCGCCCGCGAGCTTCATCATGGTGTGCAAAATTGGATTGAGATCATCCATCACCAAAAGTGCTGCTCGATCCGCTGAAAGTTCAGCCTTCCGCCGCCATTCATAAAAAGCATAAAGTAGCCCCGTGGTAATGACATTACCGAGGCCAAGGGTAATTTCCCCAAGGAAAGAGGCTGCTCCCATGGCCCACATCGCCATCTGGATCAAGATCGTGTGGTCGCATTTGATGTGACCCAACTCATGGGCCATCACCGTCCGTAGCTCCGTTTCATCAAGTAAATCCAGCAGCCCCGTATTCACCACAATGTACGGGTGATCATGGCCGAGGGCGTAACTATTGACCATTGGATTTTGGTTGACATAAAGCGTCGGCTCTGGGGAAATATCCAAATCATGGACACATTCCCGAAAAATGCCGTACAGGGTCGAATACTGACGGGGGCCTGCTTTAATATTGTTGCCCATTAGAAAAACCTGCTGGGGTCGTTCGTAGATATATTCCACAAAACGACTGGCCAACAGCTTAAAACCAGGCAGATTACGGAGGGCTTCTTCTGCTTGGCGATCGAGGGGGTGACGAAAGGCTTCGCTAGAAATTCCGGGATAGGTCGGCATTAATTCTTCCTTTACCGCTCTCAATCCATGGGAACGGCTTTGCTAGACAGTGGCTTTTTCTAACATTAGCTTAGATGATTTGATCGCGTCCGGAATTTCAATGGGATAGTTCCCATCAAAACAGGCGGTACAGAAACTAGAAGTCCGCTCATTGGTGACATCCAGCATGCCCTCTTTGCTGAGGTAAGTCAGAGAATCGACTTCAATTTGTTTTTCGATTTCGCCCAGGGATTTTGTCGCGGCAATCAGCTGATCTTGGCTATCGGTGTCGATGCCATAGAAACAGGGATGGGTTACAGGGGGTGAGGAAATACACATGTGTACTTCTGCGGCCCCAGCTTGTCGGAGCGCCCGGACAATTTTACGGCTGGTTGTGCCCCGCACAATGGAATCATCCACAATGATGATCCGTTTCCCTTGGAGAACATCTTTAAGGGGATTGAGTTTCATGCGGATCCCCACTTCCCGCATGTGCTGGGTCGGTTGAATAAAGGTGCGGCCGACATAGCGATTTTTAATTAGTCCTTCCCCAAAGGGGATCCCGGAGGCTCGGGAAAAGCCAATGGCGGCGGGAATCCCAGAGTCGGGAACCCCCATAACGAGGTCGGCTTCGATGTTGGATTCTTTGGCCAGTTGCGCTCCTAAGCGGAGACGATAACTAAAGAGGGTTTCGTCGTGGACAACGCTATCGGGACGGGCAAAGTAAATCATCTCGAAGACGCAGAGTTTCCGGTCTGGCTTTTCAGACCATTGTTGAGCAGTTAAGCCAGATTCTGTGATCCAGACCATTTCGCCTGGTTCTACATCTCGCAGATAGTCTGCACCAATGATATCGAGGGCACAGGTTTCAGAAGCCAGGACATAGCGGGTGCTGCCGTCTTCCTCGGTGAGAGTCCCAATAACAAGGGGACGGACTCCCTGGGGATCCCGTGCGCCAATAATGCCGTCCGGGGTGCCGATAACAAGGCTATAGGCGCCGGAACAGAGATTAAAGGCAGCGATCGCCGCTTCGGTCCAATCTTTCCCCTGATCGACATAAATGGCGATCGCCTTGGCGATCATTTCCGAGTCGGTGGTGGTTTGAAAATCGAGA
Coding sequences within:
- a CDS encoding P-II family nitrogen regulator, whose protein sequence is MTQQAIKLVIVTEKLLLKKIAKIIDGAGATGYTVVPAGGKGSRNVRSSGQPSVSDTSSNVKIEVLTASREIAIKISDEVAAQFFDDYSGITYICDAEVLYAHKF
- a CDS encoding FHA domain-containing protein, encoding MQNWSFETETTISIGRSTDNDVVLYSAVVSRHHVELRLEGEEWSIVNLGTNGTYIEDQRVEQCVAKDGLVFRLATSGPKILVRIQGKQLSEGEAESKEQRLRKSSNPDPSRETFAQF
- a CDS encoding TlyA family RNA methyltransferase; this encodes MAKQRLDLLLVERQLCESRQQAQRVIRAGEVKVKQQIVDKPGTLVPADVDIEVQAKPPFVSRGGEKLAKAIAHFQIAVQDRICLDGGISTGGFTDCLLQAGAQQVYGIDVGYGQVAWKIRQDPRLILRERTNFRHLTSADLYPEDTKRPTLGVMDLSFISLTKVLPTLWSLLDGPKEVILLVKPQFEVGRTQVGKNGVVRDPQAQAQAIFSVLEAAQQLGWHPQGLTYSPITGPAGNVEYLLWLSIDVPQVSFDLDALKQFTKTAIATLSKPANPDDQTTENTKE
- a CDS encoding Hsp70 family protein, whose amino-acid sequence is MAIAVDFGTSNTLVTRWNAAKGAPEILPLQGLSQRIAPNPPLIPSLLYIENAADQKVVIGQAIGDRGLDRGPDPRYFCNFKRGIGTAIQGFLPELDGEKITFEKMGEYFLNGIFTQLKAQGESLDSLVLTVPVDSFEAYRSWLSRLCEQLPELEKIQLLDEPTAAALGYGALAEDLKRILVVDFGGGTVDFSLVDLNLAQGQSKPTGFILKWGRKSFADSKTQKVKTAKVLAKAGKNLGGSDLDNWLFEYFQTQQNLPQDALSLRLVERLKIALSQKTKATEIYYNDQTFESYELSLSRSAFEEILETQGFIAQLDDLLAQVLQQARRNGVSKEDIEAVLLVGGTSQIPLVQSWLEGYFPTEKIKRDNPFGAIACGALQLAQGFELKDFLYHSYGIRYWNRRQNRHDWQPIINQGQPYPMTEPLEITLGASMDQQPSIELIIGELGEQSSGTEVYFDGDRLVTQQLGANQTNVKPLNDREGARTIAKLDPVGYPGTDRIKLQFLVDGDRTLRVTVEDLLRNVTLLENQKVAELS
- a CDS encoding pitrilysin family protein, which gives rise to MRLLVSKLYRRGWTLFFVGLVTVQLLPSPAIALTPKDYSELEFPPLPEITLPDYERYELENGIVVYLMEDHTLPLVGGSMVIRTGSRLEPADKVGLGSITGTVMRSGGTLKHPADTLNNILEQRAASIETSIGEASGSASFSALKEDFALVFDLFAEVLQQPAFPQDKLDLAKRQTAGGIARRNDEPDAIASREFDKLIYGADSPYARTVEYATLDNIDRVDLFNFYRSYIRPDQMILGIVGDIDVEATKAKIAAKFGPWRNPSPRPDLAPPAVNQPAQSGAFLVDQSQLTQSSILIGHQGGRLDNPDYAELSVMNGVINGFGGRLFNEIRSRQGLAYSVYGVWSPRYDYDGKFIAGGSTRSEATIPFITAMKGEIKRLQTELITPAELAYAKDSILNSFVFNFEDPGQTLSRLMRYEYYGYPEDFIFQYQREVEATTIEDVQRVAQTYLKPDQLTVLVVGNAAAMDPSLTSLFTEVKPVDITIPE
- a CDS encoding N2,N2-dimethylguanosine tRNA methyltransferase, with the protein product MVQVVEERSVQFQLDGGFYRAKSRIVRDLGVLAAAVYRQNQGQLRVLDGLSATGVRSLRYYQEAQADWVWANEGNPDLLETLTTNLRRIPAAQRCISVLSLRQLCLERSLMGDRYDLVDFDAFGSGSAFVQDALTVTALGGLMYLTSTDGRTYSGREPQRALRQYGAYGRSHPSVQEQGLRLLLGNLAQQAAQRNFGIEPIFSFFWGDTCRIMARLTRKPTLTELNYGFLGYCHHCGTYGLPTWRKLSQATCAHDDLPLTLSGPMWLGKLHHPEYLQQMSAIAQRWNWQDVVKILEMMSLENDLPPYFFPLKEIGARAKIDLPKLDLLLNSLQAQGFQASRTHINPQAIKTDAPMAKIKAIATQLSAP
- a CDS encoding NYN domain-containing protein, which encodes MLIDADNAPAAKIDVILAEIAKYGVANIRRAYGNWKNPALQSWENCLHEYAIQPIQQFDYTKGKNATDAALIIDAMDLLYTQSLDAFAIVSSDCDFTPLVMRLLTNGLKVYGFGEKKTPSPFVSACSTFLYLENLTPPTEDQNDVQTKPKSGQQLKQDTKLMNLLRGAIANTQDEDGWSKLGLIGGHIKNQASFDSRNYGYKKLSSLFEAIDLFELRKEQNVISVRERKKK
- a CDS encoding M48 family metallopeptidase; amino-acid sequence: MPTYPGISSEAFRHPLDRQAEEALRNLPGFKLLASRFVEYIYERPQQVFLMGNNIKAGPRQYSTLYGIFRECVHDLDISPEPTLYVNQNPMVNSYALGHDHPYIVVNTGLLDLLDETELRTVMAHELGHIKCDHTILIQMAMWAMGAASFLGEITLGLGNVITTGLLYAFYEWRRKAELSADRAALLVMDDLNPILHTMMKLAGGSAKYGHEMSLTEFTQQSQDYDALDQDQLNQIYKFLIYNGGNGTFLSHPFPVERLSFIKTWEASEEYQRIKQGHYAQAGTGSVDVNAEDESDLESLRRQIEELKAEIKKAKGAE
- the purF gene encoding amidophosphoribosyltransferase — encoded protein: MTVPQTVYANDLPDKPKEYCGVFGIYAPTEEVAKLAYFGLFALQHRGQESAGIATFDGTQMHVHKGMGLVSQVFSEEKLQELPGVWAVGHNRYSTTGSSHKCNAQPALEETRLGTLALAHNGNLVNTIELKDKLLSLATGLDFQTTTDSEMIAKAIAIYVDQGKDWTEAAIAAFNLCSGAYSLVIGTPDGIIGARDPQGVRPLVIGTLTEEDGSTRYVLASETCALDIIGADYLRDVEPGEMVWITESGLTAQQWSEKPDRKLCVFEMIYFARPDSVVHDETLFSYRLRLGAQLAKESNIEADLVMGVPDSGIPAAIGFSRASGIPFGEGLIKNRYVGRTFIQPTQHMREVGIRMKLNPLKDVLQGKRIIIVDDSIVRGTTSRKIVRALRQAGAAEVHMCISSPPVTHPCFYGIDTDSQDQLIAATKSLGEIEKQIEVDSLTYLSKEGMLDVTNERTSSFCTACFDGNYPIEIPDAIKSSKLMLEKATV